The Paenalcaligenes faecalis genome has a window encoding:
- the rplQ gene encoding 50S ribosomal protein L17 → MRHRHGLRKLNRTSSHRLAMFRNMSVSLIEHEAIKTTLPKAKELRRVLEPLITLAKNPTVANRRLAFARLRDRDAVTKLFDVLGPRFQERNGGYTRILKMGFRQGDNAPMAYMELVERTEVETNDAE, encoded by the coding sequence ATGCGTCATCGTCATGGTTTACGTAAACTAAATCGCACAAGCAGCCATCGTTTGGCTATGTTCCGCAATATGTCTGTATCTTTGATCGAGCACGAAGCCATCAAAACGACATTGCCTAAAGCCAAAGAATTGCGTCGTGTGCTTGAGCCTTTAATTACATTGGCTAAAAACCCAACTGTTGCTAACCGTCGTTTGGCTTTTGCCCGTTTACGCGATCGTGATGCAGTGACTAAATTGTTTGACGTGTTAGGCCCACGTTTCCAAGAGCGTAACGGTGGTTACACACGCATCTTGAAAATGGGTTTCCGTCAGGGTGACAATGCTCCTATGGCCTACATGGAATTAGTAGAGCGCACCGAAGTTGAAACAAACGACGCTGAATAA
- the dsbD gene encoding protein-disulfide reductase DsbD: MLGSIPATQCGRWLQRRVLLLFTLLFSLGLWYSPAQAFDDFLDPEQAFQLAVATHSPTEIDVHFKIAPEYYMYQSRFAFSLNGDENGITDAAFPPAKVIYDPTFDEDMAVYREQVTIRVPIPSGKGLPGLPLKFDISYQGCADAGLCYSPMTQTIQLVAANEGYRAQGPWVVDTVPAPLDHVIEPPAQAVSFSEAFSLSDTGIAGFLSQASGIEMMALAFVLGLLLSFTPCVLPMVPILLSIIAGQGIKTTDSRWRGLSLAAAYVLGMSLVYTALGVAAGLAGASLAAWLQTPWVLSLFAVILAVLALSMFDVYNLQVPASMQSSLQGRLSKIPGGKYGGVFLMGMLSALIVGPCVAAPLAGVLLFISQTGDVVLGGATLFALAWGSGALLLVVGASSGALLPKAGGWMNGIKYGFGILLLATAWWMVNSVLPIWVLMLGWAVLAIWSASLLGAFRRLADDASVFQQLLKGLGILVAVWAVALIVGVASGSRSITQPLAGFGASVGSVASVTAPPFQPITSVAELDAALAAADRPVMVDFYADWCVSCIEMEQFTFTDPEVAQKMGNMILLQADVTKNTPNDRELLKRFSLFGPPGIIFFDAAGNELPDPRVIGFMPADRFSQELNKVMR; encoded by the coding sequence ATGTTGGGTTCTATACCCGCGACTCAATGCGGGCGGTGGTTACAAAGGCGCGTGCTGCTCCTTTTCACCTTATTATTTAGCCTAGGCTTATGGTATAGCCCTGCTCAGGCGTTTGACGATTTTTTAGACCCTGAACAGGCTTTTCAATTAGCCGTAGCGACTCATAGCCCGACTGAAATCGATGTGCATTTTAAAATCGCGCCTGAATACTATATGTATCAGTCGCGATTTGCGTTTTCACTGAATGGGGATGAGAACGGGATTACGGATGCGGCGTTTCCTCCGGCTAAAGTAATTTATGATCCCACCTTTGATGAAGACATGGCGGTGTATCGTGAGCAGGTAACGATTCGCGTTCCGATTCCTTCCGGCAAGGGCTTGCCTGGCTTACCCCTTAAGTTTGATATTAGCTATCAAGGCTGTGCCGATGCTGGCTTATGTTATTCGCCAATGACACAGACCATCCAGTTAGTGGCCGCTAATGAGGGCTACCGGGCGCAGGGGCCATGGGTGGTTGATACGGTGCCTGCACCTCTAGACCATGTGATAGAGCCTCCTGCGCAGGCTGTGAGCTTCTCAGAGGCCTTTAGTTTAAGTGATACGGGGATTGCTGGCTTCTTGTCTCAAGCCTCTGGCATAGAGATGATGGCGCTGGCCTTTGTATTAGGGCTGCTACTGTCTTTTACTCCTTGCGTATTACCGATGGTGCCTATTTTGCTCAGTATTATTGCAGGCCAAGGCATTAAAACCACTGATTCGCGCTGGCGGGGTTTATCTTTAGCGGCGGCTTATGTCCTAGGGATGTCGTTGGTGTACACCGCTTTGGGTGTTGCGGCAGGGTTGGCTGGGGCCAGTCTTGCGGCATGGCTACAAACCCCATGGGTACTCAGCTTATTTGCCGTCATATTAGCGGTATTAGCCTTATCTATGTTTGATGTCTATAACTTACAAGTACCAGCCAGCATGCAGTCCTCTCTACAAGGACGCTTATCTAAAATCCCCGGCGGTAAATATGGCGGTGTGTTTTTGATGGGGATGTTGTCAGCCTTAATTGTGGGCCCATGTGTGGCCGCTCCTCTTGCTGGTGTTTTGCTATTTATTTCTCAGACTGGCGATGTGGTGTTAGGCGGGGCGACGCTATTTGCCTTAGCGTGGGGATCTGGTGCGCTCTTATTGGTCGTCGGGGCTTCTTCCGGGGCGTTGTTGCCTAAGGCTGGGGGCTGGATGAATGGCATTAAATATGGCTTTGGGATTTTATTGCTAGCGACCGCATGGTGGATGGTGAATTCGGTATTACCGATATGGGTGCTGATGCTAGGTTGGGCGGTTTTAGCCATCTGGTCTGCCTCGTTGTTGGGCGCGTTCCGTCGTCTCGCAGATGATGCCTCTGTATTTCAACAGCTATTAAAGGGTTTAGGCATTTTGGTGGCGGTGTGGGCCGTGGCTCTTATCGTAGGGGTGGCCTCTGGTAGCCGTAGTATTACACAGCCTTTAGCGGGATTTGGAGCAAGCGTCGGCTCTGTTGCTTCCGTAACGGCCCCTCCTTTTCAACCGATTACCTCAGTGGCGGAATTAGATGCCGCGCTAGCCGCTGCGGACCGTCCTGTCATGGTGGATTTTTATGCGGATTGGTGTGTGTCATGCATCGAGATGGAGCAGTTCACGTTTACCGATCCAGAGGTCGCTCAGAAAATGGGCAACATGATTTTGCTTCAGGCGGATGTGACTAAAAATACGCCTAATGACCGCGAACTATTAAAACGGTTTAGCTTATTTGGGCCTCCCGGTATTATTTTCTTTGATGCCGCTGGCAATGAGTTACCCGACCCAAGGGTGATAGGATTTATGCCCGCAGATAGGTTTAGTCAGGAATTAAACAAAGTCATGCGTTAA
- the cutA gene encoding divalent cation tolerance protein CutA, whose translation MLVEQGLAACVNLEGPALSMYIWQGSERAQTSA comes from the coding sequence ATCCTCGTTGAACAAGGATTAGCAGCTTGTGTGAACCTTGAGGGACCTGCCTTGTCTATGTATATATGGCAAGGCAGCGAGAGGGCGCAGACCTCAGCGTAG
- a CDS encoding TRAP transporter large permease, whose product MSSEIIGILVGLLAIGLLALRIHIGIAMLVAGSIGYVLLSGWAPLMSYFKTLAYGRFSMYDLSVVPLFLLMGNIASHGGLSSRLFQATSAFLGHYRGGVAMSAVGACAGFGAICGSSLATAATMGRVALPELRKHNYSPALATGALAAGGTLGVLIPPSVALVIYAILAEQNVAVMFIAAMVPGVLAMLGYMLAIAIVVRIKPESGPASVRLPWAERIKALGRVWPILMVFLVVVGGIYGGVFTPTEAAAIGVLATLLIAVLMREISLNGFINAVLGAMESTAMIFLILIGADVLNSFLALSQISQMLADLAVNSGWSPLLILAAMILVYVLLGCVMDSLSMILLTIPIFLPIIMGLDFWGLNYTDKAVWFGILALMVVEIGLITPPVGMNVFIINSLAKDIPMGETFKGVLPFLASDIIRVVFLVLFPGLSLWLVHVMGY is encoded by the coding sequence ATGAGTAGCGAAATTATTGGTATTTTAGTTGGCCTGTTAGCTATCGGCCTATTAGCGTTACGCATCCATATTGGGATTGCAATGCTGGTGGCGGGGTCAATTGGTTATGTGCTGCTATCAGGCTGGGCGCCTTTGATGAGCTACTTTAAAACCTTGGCCTATGGCCGGTTTTCTATGTATGACTTATCCGTAGTACCTCTTTTTCTTTTGATGGGTAATATTGCCTCTCATGGCGGGTTATCGAGTCGTCTTTTTCAGGCAACCAGTGCATTTTTAGGCCACTACCGAGGCGGGGTGGCAATGAGCGCTGTTGGGGCGTGTGCAGGCTTTGGGGCTATTTGTGGGTCCTCTTTAGCAACGGCAGCGACGATGGGGCGGGTCGCATTACCTGAACTACGTAAGCATAACTATTCACCTGCTTTAGCAACGGGTGCTTTGGCAGCCGGTGGTACCTTAGGGGTTTTGATTCCTCCTTCTGTCGCTTTAGTAATTTATGCGATTTTGGCAGAGCAAAACGTAGCCGTGATGTTTATTGCCGCAATGGTACCAGGTGTGTTGGCTATGTTGGGCTATATGTTAGCCATTGCTATTGTGGTGCGCATTAAACCTGAAAGTGGCCCGGCCTCTGTTCGATTGCCTTGGGCAGAGCGCATTAAGGCTTTAGGCCGTGTTTGGCCAATCCTGATGGTGTTTTTGGTTGTTGTGGGTGGGATTTACGGTGGTGTTTTTACCCCCACAGAGGCAGCCGCTATTGGGGTTTTAGCGACTTTGTTGATTGCAGTGCTAATGCGCGAAATTAGTCTGAATGGGTTTATTAATGCGGTGCTAGGGGCCATGGAGTCCACCGCAATGATCTTCTTGATCTTGATTGGTGCTGATGTACTGAACTCTTTTTTAGCCCTATCTCAGATTTCTCAAATGTTGGCTGATTTGGCAGTGAATAGTGGTTGGTCGCCTCTATTAATTCTTGCTGCGATGATCTTGGTCTATGTGTTGCTCGGTTGTGTGATGGACAGTTTGTCTATGATTCTTCTGACTATCCCTATTTTCTTACCCATTATTATGGGCTTGGATTTCTGGGGATTGAATTACACAGACAAGGCCGTTTGGTTCGGGATTTTGGCGTTAATGGTCGTGGAAATAGGGTTGATTACTCCGCCCGTGGGGATGAACGTCTTTATTATTAATAGTTTAGCTAAGGACATCCCGATGGGAGAGACCTTTAAAGGGGTATTGCCTTTCTTGGCTTCTGATATTATCCGAGTCGTTTTCCTTGTACTGTTCCCCGGTCTATCGCTATGGCTAGTCCATGTCATGGGTTATTAA
- a CDS encoding TRAP transporter substrate-binding protein — MFKKTLVALACAAATFASGAANAEKYVLKVAHFWPAGALSQQKVLEPWCEKLAEQSNNRLECQIYPAMQLGGTPQQLIQQAADGVADIVWTLPGYTAGRFPIVEAFELPFMAHDAEGASRALWEYYQTYAQDEFSSVKPLAFNVHDAGHIHNNRREVTKIADMRGLKMRAPTRQTNIMLAKMGATPVSIPLPQMADALSKGVVDGYVLPWEVVPTMRLHELTKYHTEMSPESPSLYTTLFTIAMNKARYEGLPADLQKIIDDNTGADFSAHIGKQWDESVAAARQHAVDRGNAFYTIPADQMDEWLKAGDRVAADWVKDMDKKGLKGQEMLDTAKSLIAKYSK; from the coding sequence ATGTTTAAAAAAACGCTTGTGGCGTTAGCATGTGCTGCAGCAACATTCGCTAGCGGTGCTGCCAATGCTGAAAAATACGTGTTGAAAGTGGCTCACTTTTGGCCTGCTGGCGCATTAAGCCAGCAAAAGGTGTTGGAACCTTGGTGTGAAAAATTAGCAGAGCAGTCGAACAATCGATTGGAGTGTCAAATTTACCCTGCTATGCAGTTAGGTGGCACACCTCAACAATTAATTCAGCAGGCTGCCGATGGCGTGGCGGATATTGTATGGACGCTACCTGGCTATACAGCAGGTCGTTTTCCTATCGTAGAGGCCTTTGAGTTACCTTTTATGGCGCATGATGCCGAAGGGGCAAGCCGTGCGTTGTGGGAGTACTACCAGACCTATGCCCAAGATGAATTCTCATCAGTAAAACCATTGGCATTTAACGTGCATGATGCAGGGCATATTCACAATAATCGTCGTGAAGTGACGAAAATTGCGGACATGCGTGGTTTAAAAATGCGTGCTCCAACCCGTCAAACCAATATTATGTTGGCCAAAATGGGGGCTACACCCGTTTCGATTCCATTACCTCAAATGGCGGATGCGCTTTCTAAAGGCGTAGTAGATGGCTACGTGCTGCCTTGGGAGGTCGTGCCAACAATGCGTTTGCATGAGCTAACCAAATACCATACCGAGATGAGTCCAGAGTCACCGTCGCTCTACACAACGCTCTTTACGATAGCGATGAATAAAGCACGTTACGAGGGCTTACCTGCTGATCTACAGAAGATTATTGATGACAATACGGGCGCTGATTTTTCTGCCCATATTGGTAAACAGTGGGACGAATCAGTTGCCGCTGCCCGTCAACATGCAGTAGACCGTGGTAATGCCTTTTACACCATTCCGGCAGATCAAATGGATGAGTGGTTAAAAGCAGGCGACCGTGTTGCGGCTGACTGGGTGAAAGACATGGACAAAAAAGGCCTAAAAGGCCAAGAAATGTTGGATACAGCAAAATCATTGATTGCTAAGTACAGCAAATAA
- a CDS encoding LysR family transcriptional regulator, protein MELSLGLQLFDRSTRRVHLSDVGKDLFPLVDKILLDLGSVLDEAASLKALKKGLVRIAAPQLLSSTVLPEVIAQFQRQYPDIQVQLHDCGVEQVANKVLASEVDFGIGPDRDSSADITATLLFESPFHLVFPPNHPLAQQPRITWQCLQEQSLILLQGQFTKRLSGDLDSTEYGPELNLRPAYLVSFMSTALSMVNSGLGLTVCMPYARPLVDLYGLQMRQLDSPAVYRRFYVYERSARTLSPAAEHFKHALFHFINQHS, encoded by the coding sequence ATGGAACTCTCTCTGGGATTACAGCTATTTGATCGTAGTACGCGACGAGTTCACTTATCTGATGTAGGCAAAGATCTGTTTCCATTAGTTGATAAGATTTTATTAGATTTGGGTAGCGTACTGGATGAGGCCGCGAGCCTCAAAGCCTTAAAAAAGGGCTTAGTTCGTATCGCCGCACCACAACTGCTGTCCAGTACGGTGCTACCCGAAGTCATTGCTCAATTTCAACGTCAGTATCCAGACATTCAAGTCCAGCTGCATGACTGTGGTGTAGAACAAGTTGCCAACAAGGTCTTAGCCAGCGAGGTAGACTTTGGTATTGGGCCTGATCGAGACAGCAGCGCAGATATCACAGCAACTCTACTCTTTGAAAGCCCTTTTCACCTCGTATTTCCCCCAAACCACCCACTGGCACAACAACCACGCATTACCTGGCAGTGTTTACAAGAACAATCATTAATTTTACTGCAGGGACAATTCACAAAACGTCTATCCGGTGATTTAGATAGTACCGAGTATGGGCCTGAGTTGAACTTGCGCCCCGCTTATCTGGTGAGCTTTATGTCGACGGCATTAAGTATGGTGAACTCAGGCCTGGGACTTACGGTTTGCATGCCGTATGCTCGGCCTTTAGTTGATCTTTATGGACTTCAGATGCGCCAATTAGACAGCCCTGCTGTCTATAGACGATTTTATGTATATGAACGCTCTGCCCGTACCCTATCCCCTGCAGCCGAACACTTTAAGCATGCTCTTTTTCATTTTATTAATCAGCACAGCTAA
- a CDS encoding VOC family protein, producing MIKKIHHVAYRCKDAYATAKWYEKNLDMKLVLAIAEDRVPSTGEPDPYMHIFLDAGMGNVLAFFELPTQPEMGRDENTPTWTQHLALEVDSMETLLAAKARLQENGIDVIGPTDHALFQSIYFFDPNGHRLELAVNTALPGMDVALDEVKWDMLEEWSRTKRAPKHAAWLHDGSYKEMFK from the coding sequence ATGATTAAAAAAATTCATCACGTTGCATACCGTTGTAAAGATGCTTATGCGACAGCCAAATGGTACGAAAAAAACTTAGACATGAAATTGGTTTTGGCGATAGCCGAAGACCGCGTACCGTCAACAGGCGAACCTGATCCCTATATGCATATTTTTCTAGATGCGGGCATGGGTAATGTATTGGCTTTTTTCGAGCTACCTACCCAGCCAGAAATGGGGCGTGACGAAAACACACCGACTTGGACGCAACATTTAGCACTAGAAGTCGATTCAATGGAAACGCTTTTAGCCGCTAAAGCACGTCTACAAGAAAATGGTATTGATGTGATTGGACCGACCGATCATGCTTTATTCCAATCCATTTACTTTTTTGATCCCAATGGTCATCGTTTAGAGCTTGCGGTAAATACCGCTTTGCCTGGTATGGATGTGGCTTTAGACGAGGTGAAATGGGACATGTTAGAGGAATGGAGCCGTACTAAACGAGCTCCTAAACATGCAGCTTGGTTGCATGATGGCAGCTACAAGGAGATGTTTAAATGA
- a CDS encoding fumarylacetoacetate hydrolase family protein: MKLASLKQGRDGSLVVVSRDLTRFKVVADIAPTMQYALENWEQCEPELQKVYAAINDSADNTQAFDANLFHSPLPRAYQWADGSAYINHVELVRKARNAEVPASFYHDPLMYQGASDGFLAPTDNVVADPAWGIDFEAEVAVITGDLPMGATVEQAADSIRLVMLVNDVSMRALIPAELAKGFGFLQSKPASAFSPVAVTPDELGDKWAGNKVHLPLLVDLNNKPFGKPNAGVDMTFNFAQLVSHVAKTRTVCAGTIVGSGTVSNKQGNLWGSSIDNGGVGYCCLAEVRMYETIEQGQPATHFMQPGDVVRIEMNDANGNSIFGVIENKVELFQPQA, encoded by the coding sequence ATGAAATTAGCCAGCTTAAAACAAGGCCGCGACGGCAGCTTGGTGGTTGTGAGCCGCGATTTAACCCGTTTTAAGGTGGTGGCAGACATTGCCCCTACCATGCAATATGCGCTCGAAAACTGGGAGCAGTGCGAGCCAGAGCTTCAAAAAGTGTATGCCGCGATTAACGACTCTGCTGATAATACGCAGGCATTTGACGCTAATTTATTCCATTCACCTTTACCGCGTGCGTATCAGTGGGCAGATGGCTCAGCGTACATCAATCATGTGGAATTGGTGCGTAAGGCCCGTAATGCAGAGGTCCCAGCCTCTTTCTACCATGATCCCTTAATGTATCAGGGCGCATCCGATGGCTTCTTAGCTCCTACGGATAACGTGGTGGCAGACCCAGCGTGGGGCATTGACTTTGAGGCTGAGGTTGCCGTTATCACGGGTGACTTACCGATGGGCGCTACGGTAGAGCAGGCGGCTGATTCAATTCGATTAGTGATGCTAGTTAATGACGTAAGTATGCGCGCACTGATCCCCGCTGAATTAGCGAAAGGCTTTGGCTTTTTACAAAGTAAACCCGCTAGTGCCTTTAGCCCTGTTGCAGTCACACCAGATGAGCTAGGTGATAAGTGGGCGGGTAATAAAGTCCATCTTCCTTTATTGGTTGATCTAAATAATAAGCCTTTTGGGAAGCCTAACGCTGGTGTTGATATGACCTTTAACTTTGCGCAGCTCGTATCACACGTAGCTAAAACGCGTACGGTGTGTGCTGGCACGATTGTCGGTTCGGGTACGGTATCCAATAAGCAAGGTAACTTGTGGGGCTCCTCCATTGATAATGGCGGTGTAGGTTACTGTTGTTTAGCTGAGGTTCGTATGTACGAAACCATCGAACAAGGCCAACCAGCCACCCACTTTATGCAGCCAGGTGATGTGGTGCGCATTGAAATGAATGATGCCAATGGCAATAGCATTTTTGGTGTGATTGAAAATAAAGTTGAGCTTTTTCAGCCTCAAGCCTAA
- a CDS encoding TRAP transporter small permease, with translation MAEASSVSDTSTFAKPTDPIGRFLYGWSVLSALGGAVVLFLVCGLSAYSVIGRWLFSSPVLGDVELVQMGAAISIAACLPYAQMRKAHIIVDFFTLKAPRSVCRVLDVFAALLLAFCAAVLAWRSLVGGMETYQYGESSMILGWPLWWSFITLGPGFLLLSLTSLYSAWRFLHEIKEPA, from the coding sequence ATGGCAGAGGCTAGTTCAGTATCTGATACCAGCACTTTCGCCAAACCCACAGATCCGATCGGCCGTTTTCTATACGGCTGGTCGGTGCTGTCGGCATTAGGCGGTGCAGTGGTACTTTTTTTGGTATGTGGTTTATCCGCTTATAGTGTCATAGGGCGTTGGTTGTTTTCGTCGCCTGTGTTGGGTGACGTAGAGCTAGTACAGATGGGGGCTGCCATCAGTATTGCCGCGTGTTTGCCTTATGCGCAAATGCGCAAAGCACATATTATTGTTGATTTTTTTACACTAAAAGCGCCGCGTAGTGTGTGTCGTGTTTTAGACGTTTTTGCTGCGCTATTGTTGGCTTTTTGCGCAGCCGTATTGGCATGGCGTAGTTTGGTGGGTGGTATGGAAACCTATCAATATGGCGAAAGCAGCATGATTTTAGGGTGGCCGTTATGGTGGTCTTTCATTACCTTAGGCCCTGGGTTTTTATTGTTAAGTTTGACCTCGCTCTATAGTGCGTGGCGTTTTCTGCACGAGATTAAGGAGCCAGCATGA
- a CDS encoding LysR family transcriptional regulator, which yields MNISLRQLRAFVELAKTESFTVAAQNLFITQSALSSLIK from the coding sequence ATGAATATTAGCCTACGACAATTACGTGCTTTTGTTGAGTTAGCCAAGACAGAAAGCTTTACCGTAGCGGCTCAGAACCTGTTTATTACGCAATCAGCGCTCAGTAGTTTAATCAAATAA
- the hemB gene encoding porphobilinogen synthase, whose translation MTKFLPDVHFPHSRPRRNRRDDFTRRLVRESAVSVDDFIYPVFIQEGKNVREAVGSMPGVYRYSPDQLLAVAEECVKLGIPVLSLFPSIEAEKKCPQGLEAANPDGLVPRTVALLKKEFPELGVLTDVALDPYTSHGQDGIIDDEGYVLNEPTVEVLRKQALNQAQAGVDIIAPSDMMDGRISAIRTILDQNGFIDARIMAYSAKYASAFYGPFRDAVGSASNLGKSDKASYQMDPANRLEAIREVAADIREGADMVMVKPGMPYLDILREVKDAFGMPTFVYQVSGEYAMLKAAAQNGWLDHDKVMMESLLAFKRAGADGILTYFAIEAAKWMQANK comes from the coding sequence ATGACAAAATTTCTACCTGATGTTCACTTTCCACATAGTCGCCCACGTCGTAATCGTCGAGACGACTTCACTCGACGTCTAGTGCGTGAGTCTGCCGTTAGCGTTGATGATTTTATTTACCCCGTCTTCATCCAAGAAGGGAAAAACGTCCGCGAGGCGGTCGGCTCTATGCCGGGAGTCTATCGTTACTCTCCAGATCAGTTATTAGCTGTGGCCGAGGAATGTGTAAAACTCGGTATTCCGGTTCTTTCTCTGTTCCCCTCCATCGAAGCCGAGAAAAAATGCCCTCAAGGCTTAGAGGCAGCAAATCCCGATGGTCTTGTGCCTCGTACCGTAGCCCTGCTAAAAAAAGAATTTCCAGAATTGGGGGTCTTAACGGATGTGGCATTAGATCCTTACACCAGTCACGGTCAGGACGGCATTATTGATGACGAAGGCTATGTTCTCAATGAGCCAACCGTAGAGGTGCTACGCAAACAGGCTCTGAATCAGGCCCAAGCAGGGGTAGATATTATCGCCCCCAGTGACATGATGGATGGCCGAATCAGCGCAATCCGAACCATCTTGGATCAAAATGGCTTTATTGATGCCCGTATCATGGCCTATTCCGCCAAATACGCCAGTGCCTTTTATGGCCCTTTCCGCGATGCGGTAGGCTCTGCCTCTAATTTGGGCAAGTCAGATAAAGCCTCTTATCAGATGGACCCTGCCAATCGTTTAGAGGCCATCCGTGAGGTTGCGGCTGACATCCGCGAGGGAGCTGATATGGTGATGGTTAAACCAGGTATGCCCTATTTAGACATTCTTCGCGAGGTCAAAGACGCCTTTGGCATGCCCACTTTTGTCTATCAGGTCAGTGGTGAATACGCCATGCTAAAAGCCGCTGCTCAAAATGGCTGGCTAGATCACGATAAAGTGATGATGGAGTCATTACTCGCCTTTAAACGTGCTGGGGCAGATGGTATTTTGACGTACTTCGCCATCGAGGCCGCAAAATGGATGCAAGCGAATAAATAA
- the yihA gene encoding ribosome biogenesis GTP-binding protein YihA/YsxC, protein MSILHRARFTISAAQLHQLPPAGPPEVCFVGRSNAGKSSAINVLTNQRRLAFSSKTPGRTRLINMFGIPDPLTEDEQLGYLVDLPGYGYAAVNRQEKQQWDQMLGSYVRDRTSLAGVVLVIDIRRGLTDLDLQLARWIAPTGRPVLVLLTKADKFAYGKRIQAVAAARKELNEIGAVHAIPFSATHRLGLEDATLHIENWISPQFVP, encoded by the coding sequence ATGTCTATATTACATCGCGCCCGCTTCACAATCTCTGCAGCGCAACTGCATCAACTACCCCCGGCAGGGCCGCCAGAGGTATGTTTTGTGGGGCGTTCCAATGCGGGCAAGTCCTCCGCCATCAATGTGTTAACAAACCAACGCCGCTTGGCTTTTTCCAGTAAAACACCGGGAAGAACACGGTTAATCAATATGTTTGGTATCCCTGACCCGCTGACCGAAGACGAACAGCTTGGTTATTTAGTCGATCTACCCGGCTATGGCTATGCCGCCGTAAACCGCCAAGAAAAACAGCAGTGGGATCAAATGTTAGGCAGCTATGTACGCGACCGGACGTCACTGGCGGGCGTCGTCCTTGTGATTGATATTCGTCGTGGCCTGACAGACCTGGATTTACAACTTGCTCGTTGGATCGCCCCTACCGGGCGTCCCGTATTGGTATTATTAACTAAGGCTGATAAATTCGCATATGGCAAACGAATACAGGCCGTTGCGGCTGCTCGAAAAGAGCTCAACGAAATTGGTGCGGTGCATGCCATCCCTTTTTCTGCTACGCATCGCCTAGGCCTCGAAGACGCCACCTTACACATAGAAAACTGGATTTCACCACAATTCGTACCATGA
- the maiA gene encoding maleylacetoacetate isomerase, with protein MRLYTYFRSSAAYRVRIALGLKQLDWQAVPVHLVQDGGQHHSEAYKAINPAGLVPAFEDNGAVLTQSLAIIEYLDETYPTVSLLPGDAVARAHIRALAQSIACDLHPINNLRILKHLEHSLGLDAEQRKVWYLHWIQVGLEAFEQQLAVHNQPGDFCYGNSPTLADICLVPQVYNANRFGYSVDHLPRIAKAIQACAQLPAFIQAEPANQIDAN; from the coding sequence ATGCGTTTATATACCTACTTTCGTAGTTCCGCGGCATACCGCGTGCGGATTGCTTTAGGCTTAAAGCAATTAGATTGGCAAGCGGTGCCTGTACACTTAGTCCAAGACGGCGGGCAACACCATAGCGAGGCTTATAAAGCCATTAACCCTGCTGGATTAGTGCCTGCTTTTGAAGATAATGGGGCAGTGCTAACGCAGTCTTTAGCTATTATCGAGTACCTAGACGAAACGTATCCTACGGTTTCATTGCTACCAGGGGATGCGGTGGCTAGAGCTCATATCCGCGCATTAGCCCAAAGTATTGCCTGTGATTTGCATCCTATCAATAACTTACGGATTCTTAAACACCTAGAACATAGCTTAGGCTTAGATGCCGAACAGCGTAAGGTGTGGTATTTGCACTGGATTCAAGTCGGTTTAGAGGCATTTGAGCAGCAGCTAGCTGTGCATAATCAACCGGGTGACTTTTGTTATGGAAATAGTCCTACCCTAGCGGATATTTGCTTAGTACCTCAGGTATATAATGCGAATCGTTTCGGATATAGTGTGGATCATTTACCGCGTATAGCGAAAGCCATACAGGCGTGTGCGCAGCTGCCCGCCTTTATTCAGGCCGAACCGGCGAATCAAATTGACGCAAACTAA